GAAGACTCCTCCGAGTCCACCTTTTGCTTTTAGAAGACAGGATACTCCTCAAACTCCAGGTTCTGGTCTCAAATACCAGCAAGCTTCTCGGAGTCCAACTTCTGGTTTTAAAAGCCAGCAGCCTCCTCGGAGTCCAACTTCTGGTTTCAAAAGCAAGCATGCTCCTTGGAGTCCAACTTCCACCTATAAAAGTCAGCAGCTTCCTCGAAGTCCAACTTCTGGTTTCAAAAGCCAGCAGGCACCTCGGAGTCCAACTTCCACTTTGAAGAGTTGCAATGCACCTAGGAGTCCAACAAGTGCTGCCATCAAAAGCCAGGTTGTGAAAACAACAGATAATAGAACAAGTATTCCTTCTCTTCAACTACCCAAGACACCCGAGCCACTGATAACCTCTATAAGTGAGAACAAGGTAGGAATGCAAAGTAACCGTACCATTTCATCTGAATTCCAGAAGCCTTTGACTAGCAGTACTCATGTAAAGGGATCTCAAATACGAAGATCACTTCGGACTATTAGGAAACTGATTAATGGTTCTGATAGAAAGTATGTAAGCTATAGCTTTTCGGAAGTTCAACATTGTGATTCTGATTCTGTTGCCTGAGATACTCCTATTATCTTCCCGTCCTTATCATGGACGCATAATCGTGTTCTATTTGTGAAAATTTACAGGAACCAACAGAAAAGGACTGAAGCAGCAGCCCCATTATCGCCTTTTAGTTACAAAAATGAGGAGAAGTCATCAACGGCATCTAATGCAAGGACACTGAGAAGTCGATCCTTAACTGGCATCCCACTACTAACCATGTCGATAAGATCTTCACTTGGAGGAGGGAGCGTGCCAGATTCTTGTAAGtaaaatgaa
The genomic region above belongs to Capsicum annuum cultivar UCD-10X-F1 unplaced genomic scaffold, UCD10Xv1.1 ctg7891, whole genome shotgun sequence and contains:
- the LOC124894984 gene encoding kinesin-like protein KIN-14L, yielding MKTPPSPPFAFRRQDTPQTPGSGLKYQQASRSPTSGFKSQQPPRSPTSGFKSKHAPWSPTSTYKSQQLPRSPTSGFKSQQAPRSPTSTLKSCNAPRSPTSAAIKSQVVKTTDNRTSIPSLQLPKTPEPLITSISENKVGMQSNRTISSEFQKPLTSSTHVKGSQIRRSLRTIRKLINGSDRKNQQKRTEAAAPLSPFSYKNEEKSSTASNARTLRSRSLTGIPLLTMSIRSSLGGGSVPDSCANESRNCKTPGASAKLTK